The genomic interval GCGGGTTGGTGCTGATGCCGGCGTCGCCCTTCTTGACGACGGTCTTCTTGACGGTGCTCTTGATATAGACAATGCCGCCCTTCGGGCCGGGGATCGCGCCGCGCACAACGATCATGTTGAGCTCGGGATCGACCTTGACCACGTCGAGGTTCTGGACGGTGACCTGATCCACGCCCATGTGGCCGGCCTGCTTCTTACCCGGGAAGATACGGGAAGGATCGGTGCTCGAGCCCATGGAGCCGGCGTGACGGTGCACAGGGCCGCCGCCGTGGCTGGTCGGGGTACGGCCCTGGCCGAAGCGCTTGATGACGCCGGCGTAGCCGTGGCCCTTGCTGATGCCGGTGATGTCGACCTTGTCGCCTTCCTTGAAGGTGTCGGCCTTGACGACATCGCCCACATTGACAGAAGCGCAGTCCTCGAGACGGAACTCTTTGAGATGCTTCTTGTAGCCGACGCCCGCCTTATCCAGGTGGCCCTTCTCGGGCTTGGTCAGCTTCTTCTCGGCGACGTCCTCGTAGCCGAGCTGGACGGCTTCATAGCCTTCCTTTTCCTTGGTCATCTTGCCGGTGACCGTGCAGGGGCCTGCCTCGATCACGGTGACGGGGACGACCTTGCCTGCTTCATCGAAGATCTGCGTCATGCCGACCTTTTTACCGATGATGGCTGTTTTCATACATGTTCCTCCTTCAGGTTATTGGTCAGCTCGCTTAGCTCATGGCCAGAGGCTGCTGACTTGACCCGTCCGCACACGCAAGCTGCGGACTGCGGGTTTGTAAATATGCGCTCGCGCGCAGGGTTAACGGGGTGTGCTTACAGCTTGATGTCGATCTCGACACCGGCCGGCAGCTCCAGATTCATCAGAGCCTCGACCGTCTTCTGGGTCGGGTTCATGATGTCGATCAGGCGCTTGTGGGTGCGGCGCTCAAACTGCTCGCGGCTGTCCTTATACTTATGAACAGCGCGCAGGATGGTGACGATCTCGGTCTTCGTCGGCAGCGGAATGGGGCCGGAGACCTTCGCGTCGGTACGCTTTGCGGTTTCGACGATCTTCTCCGCCGCCTTGTCGATCAGCTGGTGATCGTAGGCCTTGAGGCGGATACGGATCATTTTCTTGTTGCTCGTGGTTGCCATGTTGTTTCCTCCGTTACGAATTTTTTTGGCGGCATTGGCTCCGCCTGGTTCGCACGGATGAGATCGCCATACACCGTTCCGTGCGTATCAAACCCTGCCCGAAAAACAAACCGGCTCTCGCCGGTATACAGCCGCGCAGGTGATATACGCAAGTGCTGGCTGACTCAACCGCCCGATCATCTGCCGTGCAAGGGCGCGGCAGCGGACATACTCCACGGAAGTTACCGGAGACGGGCTCCGCAATCTCCCGCTTCATCGCAGAATGCACCTGTTTCCGCACAGGCGCTTCATAAGAATAGCAAAAACCCTCCCGAATGTCAAGAGGGTTTTTCGCTCAAACGTAGAAATTTTGCAAAAAAGTTTGTGCAGTCCGCCAAAATTACGCCTCCGGCGGTTCGGGCGGCTCCGGGGCCGCCTCCGCCGCGGTGTGCACGGCGGCCGCAAGCGCATCGGCCTGCCGGAGCAGGTCCTCCGCCCCGGTCAGGAGCGTCTGCCCGGCGGGCGTGAGCGCGACGGTGTGCCGGTCGCGCACGAGCAGCGGCACGCCGAGCTCCCGCTCGAGGGCGGACACGGCGCGGCTGGTCGTCGAGTGGCTGACGAAGAGCTGACCGGCCGCGCGGGTAAAACTGCGGCAGGCGGCAACGGTGCAGAAAATGCGCAGCTGTTCCAGTTCCATAGCGGATCCCTTAATAATTAAAGGTATAGGGCATGAGCTCGCTCAGGCGGTTGCTGACATAGCGGCCGCCGCCCATGGCGGACAGCACCTCCATATCGGGCGCGAACTCGGCCAGAAACTGCCGGCACGCGCCGCAGGGGTAGCAATAGTGCTCGCCGTCGCCGTAGACGGCGATGCGCACAAAGTCGCGGCGGCCCTCGCTGACGGCCTTGCAGGCGGCGGTGCGCTCGGCGCAGATGGTGCTGCCGAGGGCGGCGTTTTCAATGTTGCAGCCGGTAAAGACCGTGCCGTCGCGGCACTCGAGCGCCGCGCCGACGGCGAAATGGGAATACGGCACATAGGCATTGCGGGAGGCCTGCTCGGCCAGATTAATCAGTTGACGATCTGTCATGATCCTGCTCTCCTTCCGTTTGTTTGGGGACTGCGAACACAATATATTTATAGCCGAAGTAGTTGAACAGCGCGACCTCGAGCGTGACGCCGACCTTGGCGATGTACGGGTTGAGGCCGAAGTGCGTCAGCAGGCCGATCATCACCTCGCTCACGCCGAGGGACACCACGTTCCACATCACAAAGCGCAGGCACTGCCGCCAGCGGGCGATGTGCCCGTCGCGGAAGGTGATGCGGCCGTTGAGAAAATAGCTGCAGACCGTGCCGACAAAGTAGCCGATGGCCTGGCAGATCACGGGCGTGAAGTGCAGCAGCTCATGTGCAGTTGTGAACGCCACCCAGTCCATGCCCGTGTCAAAGCAGCCGACGAGCGCATAGGTGGCAAAGCGCTTGGCGCGCGCAATCCACTCTTGTTTCATGCGTTATTGATCTTCCAATCCGTGATGTTGTGGAAAATGTTGTACTTCGTGGGAGAAAAGCCGCCGACGGCGCCGCGGTGCACGTACAGGCAGTGCTTTTCAAAGCAGACGGGCACGATGGGCGCAGTGTCCGAGATGGTCTGGAGCATGGTGCCGCAGGCCGCTGCGCGGTCGGAATCTGCGGCGGCGAGGTAGGCGTTGATGACATCGGCATACGTGCCGGTCGTGATGCCGCCGTAATTGAGCGAGCCACCGGCCTTGAGCAGCGCCGAGAGATCGAAGTCCGCCGGGAGGGCGACCTCGCCGTAGTACATATCAAACTTGCCGCCCTTGAGCGCATCCTGATAATTGTCCCAGCTGAGCTCCCGCACCTTCACAGGGATGCCGATGCTCGTGAGGTCGGCCGCAATCTTGTTGGCCATGCTGACCTTGGTCGTGCTGTCGGCATAGACGATCAGCGAGAGACTGATGTCGAGCGGGGACTGCCCGTCGGGCATGTACTCGCGCTCACCGTCGCCGTCATAATCGACGATCTTCAGGTCGTCAAACAGCTTCTTTGCCTTATCCAGGTCATAGGACAGCGACTCGTTGAGGGCATTGTCATAGAGCGTGCTCGCCGGATGGACGGGCAGCGCGGTGGCGACGGCGCAGTCGTGCAGCAGCGCGACGGCAAACGCGCGGTCGATGACGTAATTGAACGGCTGGCGGTAGCGCGCCGTCATGAAAAAGCTGCTGTTGGTGTTGAAGCCGACATACTGCAGGTTCGTCGTGGCGTACTGGCGCTGGTCGTTCAGGCTCGAAAAGCTCAGGTCCGTGCCGGAGCTGGGGTCACTGAGCGCGAGATCGAGCTGGCCGTTGTCAAACGCGGAGACGATCTCCTCGACCGACTTGCACTCCATGAGATAGACCGTGTCGACGGGCGCTTTGTCCGCGTCCGGGTGGCCGGAATAGACCGTGAGGCTCTGGTGATCGGACGCAAACTGATACAGCCCCGTGCCGCTGGGGTAGGTGCTGTCGGCCGCGTTGTTTTCGATGACCGGGATGTTCAGCAGCGCGGGAAACTGCGTGTTCGCGCGCGCGAGCGTGACCGTGACGGTGCCGTCGTCGCTGTCCTTGACGTCCTTGACGGCGTTCAGGCGGCCGGAATACAGATCCGACGCCATGGCGGTCTGAATGGAATAGGCCGCGTCCTGCGCCGTGAGCGCGTGGCCGTCGTGGAAGGTGCGGCCGGCCGCGACGGTGAAGGTCCAGGTCTCCCCGTCGTCGCTGCTCCACTCGGTGAACAGGCCGGGCTCGGCCTCGAAGGCATCGGTGAGCTCCGTGAGCGTCTCGTACACGAGGCCGCAGACGGCGAGGTTATCGGAATTTTGCGTCTTGTAGGGGTTCATGCCGGCGGACGCGCTGTAGTTGAGCGTGAACTTGCCGTCGAGCTCGACGGTGGTCTGCGTGTCCTTCTGGCCGACGGTGTCGCCGGTGTCGTCCGTGGTCTTCTTGCCGCAGGCCGTGCAGCCGAGCAGCAGCACAAGTGCGAGCGCGAACGCGAGCACGCGGGTCAGGTGCAAATGTTTCATGGTGTTCCCCCTTGGGTCACAGGGTGATGACGGCGGCCTGCACGCCGCGGCGGCCGTCCGTCGCGCGGTGCGACCAGAACACGTCCGGCCGGCACATGGTGCAGGCGTCCGACACGGCGATCTGCCCCGCCGGGACGCCGAGCTGCACAAGTCTCCGGGCGTTGACGCCCTTGAGATCGAGCAGGACCTTGCCGTCCGCGCGCGGGCGCGCGAGCGCGCCGAGCGGCGCATGCAGCAGCGCCTCGGCCGCAGAGACGACCTCTGGCCCGACCTCGAAGCAGCACGCGCCGATGCCGGGGCCGATGGCGGCGCGGATGTCCGCCGGGTGCGCGCCGAGGGCGCACATCTGCGCGACGGCAGCGCCGAGGATATCGGCCACCGAGCCGCGCCAGCCGCAGTGCACCGCGCCGATGACCCCGGCGATGGGGTCGTGCAGCAGCACAGGCAGGCAGTCGGCCATAAAGACCGCGAGCGGGACGCCCGGTTCGTTCGTGACAAAGCCGTCGCAGGTAAAGCGGGGCTCCAGCTCCGGCGGCTGCGCGTCGGCGGCGTGCGCGATGCGCACGTCCGCGCTGTGGATCTGCCGCGCATACACCGCGCGTGTGAGATCCAGCCCGGCGGCCGCGCCGAGCCGCCGCCAGTTTTCGCGCACGTTTTCCGGCGTGTCGCCGCGGCGGACACTGAGGTTCAGGCTCTCGAGCACGCCGGTGCTCACGCCGCCGAGGCGGGTGGAAAAGGCGTGGCACGCCGCGATGTTCGGCGCGGTCAGGTAAGCTGCGCCGCGCTCAGCGTGCAGCGGGAAAGCGACTTCGTTATGCATTCTTGCCGCAGCAGTCCTTATACTTCATGGGCAGGCCGTTCGGGCGCAGCTTGCCGCACGGGCACGGGTCGTTGCGGCCGGGCTTCTTGACGCGGCGGACGGGGCGCTTCTTCTCGCTGTCGTCCCCGCCGGCATTCGTCGCGGCGCTGCGGGCGACGGTCTTGCGCTCGAGCTTCTGCTCGCGGCGCACGCGCACCGTGAACAGGCGGCGCACCGTCTCGCTCTGGATGCCGTTGACCATTTCGTCGAACATGTCAAAGCCGGCGCGCTTGTATTCATCGACGGGCTTGACGTTGCCGTAGGCGCGCAGACCGATGCCCTGACGCAGGTCATCCATGGCCTCGAGGTGATCCATCCAGTATTCGTCGACCACGCGCAGCATGACCACGCGCTCGAGCTCGCGCATGAGCGGCGTGCCGTCCGGCTGCAGGCCGAAGGCTTCCTCGCGCGCGGCATAGGCCTTCATGGCGCAGTCATACACCGCGTCGGAGAGCGTGTCGGGCGTGAGCTTGTGCAGTTCCTCGGCCGTATAGCTCAGGTCGCACGGAAAGAGCTTTTCGAGCGGGGTGAGGATCTCGTGCAGATCCTTGTCGTTTTCGGGGTGGTGCTCGGCCATGCCGGCAGCAATGTCGCCGGTGATGACGGTGCGGATCATGTGCTGGACGTGCTCCTGCAGGTCCTCGCCGTCGAGCACCTTGCGGCGCTCTTCATAGATAACGTTGCGCTGCACGTTCATGACATCGTCGTATTCGAGCACGTTCTTACGGGCCTGGAAGTTGCGGCTCTCGACCGTGCGCTGGGCCTGCTCGATGGCGTTGGAGAGCATCTTGTGGTCGAGCGGCGTGTCCTCGTCGACGCGCAGCGTCTCCATCATGCTCTGCATACGCTCGGAGCCAAACAGGCGCATGACGTCGTCCGTGAGCGCGATGTAAAAGCGGCTCTCGCCGGGGTCGCCCTGACGGCCGGAGCGGCCGCGCAGCTGGTTGTCGATGCGGCGGGACTCGTGCCGCTCGGTGCCGATGATATACAGGCCGCCGGCCGCGCGCACGCGGTCCGCTTCCTCATCGATGCTCTTTTTGTGCTCGGCCATGCGCTCGGCAAACAGGACGCGGGCCTTGAGGATCTCTTCGTCCTCGGTCTCGGCATAGCCGGTGGCCTCGGCGATGACCTCCTCCGAGAAGCCGGCCTTGCGCAGGTCGGCCTTGGCCAGATACTCCGCGTTGCCGCCGAGCATGATGTCCGTGCC from Clostridiales bacterium carries:
- the rplC gene encoding 50S ribosomal protein L3; amino-acid sequence: MKTAIIGKKVGMTQIFDEAGKVVPVTVIEAGPCTVTGKMTKEKEGYEAVQLGYEDVAEKKLTKPEKGHLDKAGVGYKKHLKEFRLEDCASVNVGDVVKADTFKEGDKVDITGISKGHGYAGVIKRFGQGRTPTSHGGGPVHRHAGSMGSSTDPSRIFPGKKQAGHMGVDQVTVQNLDVVKVDPELNMIVVRGAIPGPKGGIVYIKSTVKKTVVKKGDAGISTNPQKASGRNPQKASARK
- the rpsJ gene encoding 30S ribosomal protein S10; amino-acid sequence: MATTSNKKMIRIRLKAYDHQLIDKAAEKIVETAKRTDAKVSGPIPLPTKTEIVTILRAVHKYKDSREQFERRTHKRLIDIMNPTQKTVEALMNLELPAGVEIDIKL
- a CDS encoding LysR family transcriptional regulator yields the protein MELEQLRIFCTVAACRSFTRAAGQLFVSHSTTSRAVSALERELGVPLLVRDRHTVALTPAGQTLLTGAEDLLRQADALAAAVHTAAEAAPEPPEPPEA
- a CDS encoding cytidine deaminase codes for the protein MTDRQLINLAEQASRNAYVPYSHFAVGAALECRDGTVFTGCNIENAALGSTICAERTAACKAVSEGRRDFVRIAVYGDGEHYCYPCGACRQFLAEFAPDMEVLSAMGGGRYVSNRLSELMPYTFNY
- a CDS encoding GtrA family protein — encoded protein: MKQEWIARAKRFATYALVGCFDTGMDWVAFTTAHELLHFTPVICQAIGYFVGTVCSYFLNGRITFRDGHIARWRQCLRFVMWNVVSLGVSEVMIGLLTHFGLNPYIAKVGVTLEVALFNYFGYKYIVFAVPKQTEGEQDHDRSSTD
- a CDS encoding ABC transporter substrate-binding protein, producing MKHLHLTRVLAFALALVLLLGCTACGKKTTDDTGDTVGQKDTQTTVELDGKFTLNYSASAGMNPYKTQNSDNLAVCGLVYETLTELTDAFEAEPGLFTEWSSDDGETWTFTVAAGRTFHDGHALTAQDAAYSIQTAMASDLYSGRLNAVKDVKDSDDGTVTVTLARANTQFPALLNIPVIENNAADSTYPSGTGLYQFASDHQSLTVYSGHPDADKAPVDTVYLMECKSVEEIVSAFDNGQLDLALSDPSSGTDLSFSSLNDQRQYATTNLQYVGFNTNSSFFMTARYRQPFNYVIDRAFAVALLHDCAVATALPVHPASTLYDNALNESLSYDLDKAKKLFDDLKIVDYDGDGEREYMPDGQSPLDISLSLIVYADSTTKVSMANKIAADLTSIGIPVKVRELSWDNYQDALKGGKFDMYYGEVALPADFDLSALLKAGGSLNYGGITTGTYADVINAYLAAADSDRAAACGTMLQTISDTAPIVPVCFEKHCLYVHRGAVGGFSPTKYNIFHNITDWKINNA
- the pgeF gene encoding peptidoglycan editing factor PgeF is translated as MHNEVAFPLHAERGAAYLTAPNIAACHAFSTRLGGVSTGVLESLNLSVRRGDTPENVRENWRRLGAAAGLDLTRAVYARQIHSADVRIAHAADAQPPELEPRFTCDGFVTNEPGVPLAVFMADCLPVLLHDPIAGVIGAVHCGWRGSVADILGAAVAQMCALGAHPADIRAAIGPGIGACCFEVGPEVVSAAEALLHAPLGALARPRADGKVLLDLKGVNARRLVQLGVPAGQIAVSDACTMCRPDVFWSHRATDGRRGVQAAVITL